The sequence GTATAACTACTAcaactttctaaaaaaaataacctttagGGTACTATTCACTATTTAACCATTTAGTGGCAATAAGGGCAGCCTATGGCACTGCACTGCATTTTCTCCACCAGCACTGTTTCACGTTTCATCTCTTTAAAGGGCAGCTGTCTCACAATGTAGACGTGCAGAGTGTGTTTCTGTACTGTCTCACGGTGGATAACACAGTTACAACATGgctcagaggtgtgttttgggattTCAGTCAGTTTAAACTTTACTATCTCCAGAGAGAGTTAGGTTGAGGTCCAGAGCAGTCAACAATAGACTctctataataatataataataataataataataaataataataataataatatatttaataataaggTGGCTTCAGGTCCAAAGAGACAAGTATTCAAAACCTGGGAAGTAAAACTTTCTCCAGACCACTagtgtgctgtgttgtgtgtgtgtgtgtgtgtgtgtgtgtgtgttgtgttttgtttaactATATTCATGGGGGTCCAAGAACCGGGAgttcagtatacttgtggggtcccaaCAACTTTGTGggaccaaaatgctggaccttccaactttaaagggctgtttaagGGTTAAgtcttggttttaggattagggttagaattaggttatggttagggtgggggttaGGCCTCTGCCTGAGACCTTGGCAAGCTCGCCTCTACTTCTCCGCTGCCGTGGTACAAGCAACTCCCATCCTTCCTCCAGTCACTTTTACATCAGTGGTTACTCTCTGATTTATCgggtaaaaacaacaactgtaaaaagcatttttttgtaAGTTTGATGGATTGACCATTAAGCCCCTAAGTCCCAAGTGGAGCTGCTGCCAGGTGCAAATATTGTAACTGTCTTCATGTGAAGCAGGGCGTTACCGTGGGCAAACATAGGGTAAAAACCAAATGCCAAGACTGGTGTGGTTATATCTAAGGACCTTGTCTGGAGATTGCATGGAGGTGGGGAACAGAGCCAAAACAATCAAAAGAGATACTTGTAAAaaacttggtaaaaaaaaaaggtaattattaactatatatatatatatatataaatcagtCACACCCTACAGTGTTGAGGCACGGTCACCTTTACTGGTTGGGTAATGGCATTTTTTACCAAGGATTTTAGTGAGAGTAAAAATAGTATTAAGGCTTAGTTTTTACATTAATCATGGAGTCATTTCACTGTAATACAGTCAAAAACACAACTTATTGCTAAAAATAAtgctgaaattatttttttgaccaAATGCTTATCTTAAAAACATTCAGTGTCTTTACCAAGACATAACTTTGGTGTTCCATTAATTAGAATTATCATTCTTTGTTCAAATAAAACCTGGTTATTATACTTAAATTCACTTTCTGTGTAAACAGAGAGCCAAAGTCACACCCTTATGCATCCGGTCCATGGGAGCtagctttcaaaaaaaatatgaatgggAATCAATGAGAGATGACAATTATTTTTCGGTCCGGTTTGAATTGTGACTTGTGGAGATATGTGTCTTCTGAAGAATGGCTCCAATATTTACCGTCTATGGGGCAAAAGAATTGCTCATAATCTGTGTTCACGTACACTTCTCCCATTGGAATCAATACACCCAGGACCTGCCCCCAGTCTCATGAAGAGGCGTAGTGGAGCCCACATCACACATCACActtcacacatcacacatataCAGGAAACTACTCTGAGTTGTCGCCCAAGGCACTTAATATGTAACCCTATGtactactgacttactgtgtacttctactacggagaaaaacaacattgtacTACTACATTTACCTGCAGAGGAATGTTACTGGTTACGTTGCAGATTCACATTTTAACCACAAAATTAACAATtctacagccacacacacacacacacacacacacacacacacatatgttcTTGACTTATAGTTGGATGATGCCTCTGACACTACACAAAGTCTATCTTTGTGATACATATGTCCAGTTATTACTTGAAAAgatagttgacgtgagcttttactttggaaagtaagagagatattagtattttattccagatgcaagcttttattttgaaaagaagaaactcggggatggcagaaggatttttttagtttgcctataacggcaatcatacaaatgaattaaaaaaaaaattattcgtgattttgcattttttaccCTCTGGAGttaccgttggacacgcctccgcatgagatgagaccgcatgagacggggcggatgacatgggacgctccaggctgcagctaTACACTCTTGGAATCTCACGCCACTAATTTAAAGTCATAATGTTACACGTGCCAGAACAGTAGGTGGCGGCATGCACCTAAACGTTGGTTTGTAGCCCGCTTATAAAACTAAAGaagaaaggaataaaaaaaaaaaaaaaaagaaagtcgcTGATTGGGCGAGGGCGCTGTCCATCACAGCGGTGACTCAGATCCCCGTCAGGCGCTATCATGGATCCCATGTAATTTAGGCAAGTCCCGCCCTGTGAAGCAActcgattggttggggttaggcactgtggttaaggttaggatagccgattggtcaggggataggacctaaacaaatcatagacagttaaagaaacaaATCGAGTTACGTTACATTGCGTAGGCATGGACacctggccaatagtagtgtgtgaatgctattaAAGGGCGGGACTTACGTAGAAGTTGCGTGGATTCCATAATAACGCCCCAATcagatgtttatgttttttcGCTTCCGCCTTCAGTGTTCTCGCCGTGTCATGTGGATGTCAAAAACTCAAAGTAACTGACAGGCTTTGGGGTTTGAGCTCTGTAGTACCGGGGGTCTCAGGATTTCCCCCGCCGCAGCACGCACGCTCTTCTTGAGGGTGTTTATCCGAAAAGGATCCGTAGGGAGCGATGGCGGACGGGGAACGGTCGCCGCTGCTGTCCGACCAGTACGACGGCACTAACGGCAGCTTACATGGATATCTGTCAAAACCACAGAGTATGTCAACAGTTATATTTATAGGTTTCGTAACagctactttattttattttgtgtttaagaTGGAGACTAGCTGCCGTCAACTTGTAAACAAATGTAAGCTAGCGTTAGTTTTAGATGGCGGTTTGGCCGACGTTAGCTGTGAATAATGAAGTTACAGTAACAGACGCAAagctttagctagctagctagttagctaactcCCGGAAATTCACTTTATGTGTCGTTAATAAAGTTTAGCAACGGGTTTTTACCACAGCGTAGCTAGTGATACTTATCCTCAAATGCACAatagcagtggtggaagtagtattcagatcctttactatTAGctgtagtaaaagtaaaaatactagCTAAGGGCTGGGAATCGTTCACAAGTGTTCGATTCCGGTTCGATACTTTttcattactattttttttaatccatttcaacaaaaataaatgactgtattttatatattattgttgTATTGACTATATTATATTGTCTGTATTGACTATTGACTATAGTACACAACCTTATTAAGTATATAATGAGCCTGTTATCTGGGTCGCGTAACAGGGATATATTGAGGACGTATCCTGGACTTcattcaaagcttttttttgagtgatgaataaataaatatattttttgaatttgactgaaaaagacaaatatattGTTAATTACAATTAGGGCcgggcgatatagagaaaatcagatatcacaatatttttgatcaaatacatcaatgttgatattgtgacaatattgtagggttgacaattggtgctttcacaaaatattttttacaatgagattttagataataatcatcaataatgtgggaAACAGTTTCAAGTGAAATTATAGAGACaaaataaatatcttttttcCCAGTGTGGAGAAACACCATCTGTCTGTAGATGATGCGCCCAAGCTATAATctgactatgtttacatgaAAGCACAAAATAGTGTGTCCGCAATTCTTCAAATGATATTCCCTCAAAATGTTTCACAACAGATTTTCTGAGAAAATGGAGTTAGTATGTgcttgttgttattattttagacAATGTTATTGTATATCATGATATCTTATATTTGATTTCATCACGATATGATTCTATCGAAAGATGATAAATTATCATACTGAaaattgcccagccctaatcacaattatttctgAGTCAGTGaattgtacagcaaaatttggaattgttacagcttaCAAAACTCCGATATCACACTGACTGTAGTCTTGCTTTTGCCAGACCGTCCGCCACAGCGCTGCACTAAAAAGTTAAtttacccccaatttccacaggatgctTAATGGCTGCGGATCCGCTCCAGAACGGCGgcagagtcattaggtttccattaaagtcaatataGGTCGGGATATTTGACTTTCTCCacattgcccagctctatttgcagtttatttaagaagtcTGCACTGCTTTCCGCGTGTGCACCTCCCACCCCGGGTCAGCTCCAACCACAAAGAGAGATTAATTCTCTGTGAAACACtgtagtcctcataaatccacagGAATTAAAACTCTTAACAGAAAAGAAGCGTGAGGTAACGGAAATCTGGCCAAAAATAAGCACAAATGGCGGAATTTCTTGCGGCAACGGGGCAATCCCGGATTGGAAGGttgaggatatagactacactGACAGTAAGCTGTAACTAAACCGTTGCTTCCTGCTTGTCGCTGTCTCCAGGTTTTGCGCCGTTCCCCAGCGCGGTGGCAACAGGTGAGCCTCCGCCCCCCTACTCGCCGCAGGGCAGCCCGGACAGCAGCAGCGTTCCGGTCATCAGCTGCCGCGTCTGTCAGAGCGCCATATCTGTGGAGGGCAAGGCGCACCAGCACGTGGTGAAGTGCAGCATCTGCAACGAAGCTACGGTGAGTCACACAGCGTTGGATTCACACCCCGTAGATAAGTCTTCTTAGGTCGTGTCACAGGACTTTGAACTTGTGATTTGGCCGCTCCAACCCCTAAAACAACAACTGCTCTGTCTTCCAGCTCTCCGACAGGATCGCctaatgttaaaatattctCATTATCAAGAATAGACCGGAACCACTGAAGTTACTGTGTATCAAAGTCAGGTTTACTTGCAAGTAGAATCCATTTGCAGTACTCACAGCATCAGTACAGAAAATGACAACTGAAAAAGCTTTCTAGAGCAGCTCTTGTAATACAATGTAGAATAAGATAAATCTCTTTAGTCACAATAAGCGTCAATGTTGTCGGTTTCTCACAGTCCAGGGGCGCCTGTTCTCTTCCCAGCGTCACACTGGCTCCCACACACCAGATGGCGACAGCAGGAACAGTGTTTTGCCTTGTCTTAATGCATGCAGTGATCAGTAGGGGTGGGGAAACACaccgatacagcatagtatcgcgatgttttaagtggcaatactgtatcaatacacaggcacCCAATATAGATCTGTTATTATgcatgtgttggtcagtttgtctggtTGACAATCCCATTATGCAGCAATAAAAATtcaagtgagatgaacaaacagagacatgtttctttttagattaaacagatgttgacaatgttttggggacgtcatttgaaattgggaaaaattagaaataataaaaaaggttataaatggCAAAATATTGCAGAAAATTgccatatgtttaaaatcacaaaaatagtGTGGCacaagtatcgtgatgatatcatatctgatcagagaaaaaaaatcttcaatcattttttttttttctttcatttctcaatgaaaatgtgaataatgatacaaaaatgatcattccctccaatatcgtgactCATaatgcaatatcagtcaaaataatagcaattagatattttcctaatatcgtgcagccctatctTTATACATTGGTGAACTACTGCTGTTATTTGCTGCCTCACATTAGCTTTTGCTGCTGCAGCAGTTCAGCTTTTAACAATATGCAACGTTCATATCTGATGCCAGAAGCCAAATTATGGAGtgaaatcacaaaaaatgtaacaacaGAATGGAGAGTTTTTTAGCTTTTTACCATGTTTTCACAGATCTGGAAGCGTCTGAAGGTTTAGAGCGACTGCAGTCACAAAGTGTACCGAGTGTCACGCTTCAGCAACAAGACACTGGCAGTGTCTCGAATTTTCTGTTTGAGACACGGCCGTGTGAGAAAGTCTTTCCATGGTCTCATCTGAGAAGATGATGAGATCAAAACTGAACCACTGAGAGCTATTTTAGATCCCCAAAATGGGTAAAACCTCgacactgaaacaaaaaaacaaaaagtgtttatttatttttttaaatttgcccCTGCTTTGTGTCTCTGTAGCCGATAAAGAACGCTCCTGTTGGAAAGAAGTACGTCCGCTGTCCATGTAACTGTCTCCTGATCTGCAAAGTCACATCGCAGAGGATCGCCTGTCCCAGACCGTACTGGTGAGACACAAACAGCGTTTTATTTTCAGCCAGTGTTGTTCTTCTGTGCAGAAGAAGCCATTCATCAGATTCACTATCATCCCCGACCTTTATCTAGTTCTCGGAGGGACATTTGAGAGCAGGCCTTCATTTTCAATACAGTCATTGGAAGAGAGTTTTTAGCAGCTGCTGTTGTTTTGAAGTCATTCTACTTGTGCGCAGCTGACCTGAGAAATTCTTTTGATagtttttagtatttatttttaatatttactaTTTGAGCTGCGCCAGTTTTTACTaaaatgaagacagactaaATCTCATTGGAACAACAACAAAGCTGTCATCCACACATTAGTTAATATGTCAAAGTTGTGGACGTTGGGTAGCTCGCCCCGTTAGGTTTCCCGCATGTCGAAAAGATGTGAAAAGGTCTGACAACCACTGGTTTAGGTAATTGGTTACTGTGGCCAAAAACCAAAGAAGAAAGCCATGactacagacaaaacaaacgcAAACAAGTAAAAGTGATATTCAAAAACACAGCCGCATATCCTGCTTATTGCCATAGTTGCTGCCAAAGAGAAACcgagtttttagtttttttctgagattgtaacttaaaaaaaaagaacttgagGATTGAAGCCCAGACCCAGTGAGAATGGATATCATGACAGGATCAACTGACTTTTCTCACACTAACCTTTTATCTTATACAGCTGAtgatctttctttctttttttatgatagAAAGCTTTGCATTTGCAGTATTATGAGCTGGGCGTCTGTAGCCATATTCCCGGGAGAAATTCCCAAGCGATAACGGAGAGGGTATGTGAATCTATCGCATCAGAATCGTTTCTAAACTGTTACTGTGGCCgaacaaagaaaagagcaatAACTAAGTAAAAGTGATTTTCCAAAAAACACACCTTCAATTCGGGCATATCTCCATGTGTGccatcaaagaaaacaaaacaagtttttctGAGAATATAAGTTTACAAAAAGGTATTTAGGGTCGATATCCAGCCCCAGTTAAAGGGAAGTCATGCCAGGATCAAGTGATTTTTCTCACAGTTATCTTGTATCTTACACAGTGGATTTGGACGTGTTCAATTGTGACATTAAAGTGTAAGCAAGGCCCGCTTAAAAATTCTTatcatccttttttttgttttgttttttgttttgttgtatctgCCAGTAAACGCGTCATCAACCTTGGACCAGTTCACATCGGCAGGGAGAGTCCTGAACCGCAGCGTCAGCCCGTTGGCATCCGGATCATCTGTGGACACTGCTCCAATACATTCCTGGTaggggacacgcacacacacgcacgcacgcacgcacgcacgcacgcacgcacacacacacacacacacacacacacacacacacacaccacaccacacaccaccacacacaaatgGCAACTTGCGGTGCAAATTTCACTTCTTTATTATTCAGTTTTACTgatgtttcacttcctgtttttcttCCAGTGGACAGAGTTTTCAGACCGGACCTTGGCGCGATGTCCGCACTGCCGAAAAGTGTATGTGCCTCAACAATTCCCTCAAAATGGCCCcacaaacattttgtttttccttttttaactttttaattaaatgtgtttCCCGATTTTTATTGCAGCTCTTCTATTGGTCGGCGGTACCCCAGGAGGAGGAGCCTACTGTGCTTCCTGCTGTTCGTCATCCTCGTGGCCTCCACTGCAGgacttgtggtgtgtgtgtgggggggggggtggtgtgtgtgtgtgctttgacaTAAAACTGTAGATAAATGCTTTTAACCTTTTTGTCTTGTTGACTCCTTTAAATGGTGCCGTGTCTGCTTTTGACCCCTAACCCTGTGAAAAACATGACAAGATGTTTCCTTCTCACATTGTtgcatttgatttaattttagaGACCTAAAGAAGTGAACATATTTCACAggaaaacaacaatacaaaaaagttTTGAAGTTGTGTAATAAACCTaatctgtctctgtgttcagGTCGGTACATGGAGGCGAGCCCAGGACTCTAAAGGGATCTACGTTTCGTGGGTCCTGCTGATCCTGCTCGCTCTCTTCACAATGGCAAGAACCGTCTACTGGAGGTGTCTGAAAATCAGCGACCCCATATCCAATCTCGcgtagagaggagagagggagagagagagggagagagagggagggagagagagagagagaagagaagaggggggCGGGCGGAGGACGAAGGAAGGTGAGAGGGCAAGTGGAAAAGGGAAGAGTGGAAAGAGTAAAGTAGGGGAGTCTCATTTCTAAAATCACAGAGcaaaagagaggaaggaaacaAAAGATAAGAGAcaacaagagaagaagaaaaaaaaaataattgcattcaagaagaaaaaaaatctcactctACATTCATGTCAGATTGGATTTACCCCAAAGATGAGCTgtcaatagtaaaaaaaaaaaaaatgtcattacgggatgaagatttttttttttctattccgGGATGGTGGGAGACTAAAAGAGGGAAGTTCCCGATAAAGATGACATGAGAGAAGTGGGTTGAACCATTAGAAACATAAGATTCAGCTAAATCAAATTATCAGTGGAACTGAGATTTGAATGGACAGATCGAAGGAGGACGGCAGTGAAGGGGGTGTTTTAGTTAAGTTATATAACCATATCAATCAATAATTAATCCTAATCTAACGAAGCACATCGGAGTGAGGGATTAGGAGGTGTGTACTTTTGTTATCTTTTTGCTATTCTCTCAACTAGAAAAGAACTAGACCATTAAATAAATGACGCTCCCCTTTTTAGTAGAATATTTGGACGTTTTGGGGacacatatttttctttcttgacaACTGTTGGATTGAGAAAGCTCAGAGAAGGTAGATGGCACTCTGACATCTGTacgcttagcttagcataaaaccTGGAGACGGCAAACTAATTAAAAGAAGATATCTCATTTGTTTGACACTGAAGTGTGAGAAGACTTTTACGTGGTGTTATGCGTGGGATTATTTCTCGCccaagagttttttttcataaaccttttttttttttaaagctaagctagcagtttccagtctttatgctaagctatgcCAACCAGTTTATGGCTGTCGCTTCATATTTAATACACAGACATGAGACATATCGTTATTCTCATCCGACTCTCGGCAAAAGAGAGCGAATTAGTGTATTTTGCAAAACGTTGAATTAGTCTTTTCAACTGAAGTCCCAGTGCACATATCATATAACTACAATTTATCCGAGGAAGcatgtttgcattttgttttgggGCATTGATAACAACAAGATAACATGCGTAACACGATGAGGGAGATGTAATTAATAGAGGATGTATATGGGGAAATGTATAAATCAAGAAGCAGCCGTGAAATCAGAGCAAGCggcattcattttcttttaagttCTAGTAAGCATGTCAGCGTTAAGATCATCTCACACAGGGATTTTGGGGCATTTGATTAAATTccctgtggttttgttttgaaaacgATTCATGTCAAAGAGACGTGCACAGTGATAACGTGTCCTGAGCTGATTCTCTAAACTGGACTGGTAATAGGTGAAAATATTATATAACATGTAAGATTCAGAAGTAAAGTGGTCATATTCTGCTGaaaagcttcttttttgttCAACTAAAGCTAGGAAAGTGCAGTTTTACCCTGGTTGAGTCACTGATAGAAAAAacgatttatttatttatcttctcTCGTTAATTCCCGTCTGGGTTGAAGCCCTGAG comes from Etheostoma spectabile isolate EspeVRDwgs_2016 chromosome 19, UIUC_Espe_1.0, whole genome shotgun sequence and encodes:
- the LOC116669519 gene encoding type I phosphatidylinositol 4,5-bisphosphate 4-phosphatase-B, translating into MADGERSPLLSDQYDGTNGSLHGYLSKPQSFAPFPSAVATGEPPPPYSPQGSPDSSSVPVISCRVCQSAISVEGKAHQHVVKCSICNEATPIKNAPVGKKYVRCPCNCLLICKVTSQRIACPRPYCKRVINLGPVHIGRESPEPQRQPVGIRIICGHCSNTFLWTEFSDRTLARCPHCRKVSSIGRRYPRRRSLLCFLLFVILVASTAGLVVGTWRRAQDSKGIYVSWVLLILLALFTMARTVYWRCLKISDPISNLA